The genomic interval CGCACCAATGTCGCCGCGCCGGGCCTCGTCGGCGGTCCCTGCCTGGAGAAGGACCCGCACATCCTGCTCTCCTCGGTCTCCGGCAAGGGCGTGAACCTCGAGATCACCGCGGCCTCCCGCCTCGTCAACGAGCGCCAGCCGGCGGAGACGGTGGGCAGCCTCGTCGAGCGGCTGCGGGCCCGTCGCGCCGGGCCGTTCAAGGCGGTGGTCGCCGGCCTCGCCTTCAAGGGCCGCCCGGAAACCGATGACCTGCGCGGGTCGATGTCCCTCCACGTCATCCGCGAGATGATGGCGACCGAGCAGTTCTCCGAGATCCGGGTCTATGACGGCGTGGTGCCGATGGATCACATCCGGGCGATCTCGTCGGGGCTGACGCCCTACGACAACCTCGCCGCCGCCTGCGCCGGCGCCGACGTGCTCGTGATCGCCAACAACCATCCGGAATATTCGAAGATCGACCTGGAAACGATCATCGGTACGATGTCGGACGACGCCTTCGTCTACGATTACTGGAACAACCTCAGCGAGATGCCGGCGGAGGTTCTGGAAAATCGCTACGTCACCGTGGGCAACCTCGTGGGTAAGTTTCAATGAGCAGACTGGCTGTCACCGGGGCGGGCGGATTCATCGGCGCCCACCTCACCCGCGCGCTCCTGGCCGAGGGCCACGAGGTCGTCGCGATCGACAACTACATCCGCGGACAGGCCTCGCGGCTCGCCAGCGCCCAGGGCGCGATCCATCGCATGACGCTCGACGTGCGCGACAAGGATGCGCTGGTCGAAGCGATCCGGGGCGTCGCCTGCGTGTTTCACCTGGCCGCCGTCAACGGCACGGAGAACTTCTACACGCAGCCGCAACTGGTGCTCGATGTCGGCGTGCGCGGGGCGCTCGCCGTCTCCGAGGCCTGCATCGAGGCCGGTGTGCCCGATCTCGTCGTCGCCTCCTCGGCGGAGGTCTACCAGACCCCGCGCGTGGTGCCGACGGACGAGACCATCGAGATGGTGATCCCCGACTCGCTCAACCCGCGCTACTCCTACGGCGGGTCGAAGCTGATCTCGGAGCTGATCGCCTTCAACTATTGCCGCGACAAGCTGCGCAAGGTCCAGGTCTTCCGCCCGCACAACATCTACGGGCCGGACATGGGCTGGAAGCACGTCGTGCCGCAGCTCATCGAGAAGATCGTCGCGGCCGGCGACGGCGGGTCGATCACGCTCCAGGGCGACGGCAGCGAG from Methylobacterium sp. AMS5 carries:
- a CDS encoding NAD-dependent epimerase/dehydratase family protein, encoding MSRLAVTGAGGFIGAHLTRALLAEGHEVVAIDNYIRGQASRLASAQGAIHRMTLDVRDKDALVEAIRGVACVFHLAAVNGTENFYTQPQLVLDVGVRGALAVSEACIEAGVPDLVVASSAEVYQTPRVVPTDETIEMVIPDSLNPRYSYGGSKLISELIAFNYCRDKLRKVQVFRPHNIYGPDMGWKHVVPQLIEKIVAAGDGGSITLQGDGSETRAFCYVSDVVDGIVRMWRDGESMNVYHIGSMEEVAIRDLARITAEALGTRVDLIAGPAAAGATPRRCPDIGKMQAIGYAPSVSLVQGIERTVTWYRQNPAPTDSNPLL